A segment of the Chitinophagaceae bacterium genome:
GCATAGCACCGAGATATTGGTAGAAGATGTGGGAGGTCAAAAACTCCCCTCCTTTGGAGGGATTGGGGCAGGTCAAAAAAGGAAGAAAACCATTTATAAAAAAATAAAAATTCCGAAAAAAGATTTTTTGGACACCCTCATTCAAATTGATTTGGGCATCTATAATTATAGATGCAGTAATTTTATTATTTTGATAGAAAAGGCAAAATAATACTTTTTCTTTTCTTTTTTGAGAGAATATATATTAAAAAGAGAGATAATGACTCTGGTTTTTGAAAAGAAAAACACATACTTATAAAAAGATGGATACATTTAAGAGAAAATGAAGTATTATTACACAATAATTTTGTGAAATATAAAAAAAATGTAATTTTGACAAAGATAATATATTAGGTTTCTTTTTCTCTTTATTAAAATCATTTTTAATACACATTACCAATTATTTTAACAAAATGACGATACGTGAGGTAAAGAAATACATAGAAGATTTTACTCCTATAAGTTATCAAGAATCTTATGATAATTGCGGACTTATCGTCGGGAATCAAGATTTAGAAGTAGAAGGTATACTCATTACTTTGGATATAACGGAATCGGTTTTAGAAGAAGCCATAGAAAAAAGATGTAATTTGATTATATCCCATCACCCCGTACTCTTTCAGGGTATAAAAAAAATTACGAGCGGCACTCAATTAGGGAAGATATTGATAAAGGCAATACAATGCAATATATCTTTGTATGCTGCTCATACCAATTTAGACAACGTTCGGGGTGGAGTGAGTTTTCAACTTGCAAAAATTTTGGGTTTACAAGACGGTCAAATACTTCTCAAAAAAGAAGATACTTTGGCAAAGCTCGTTACTTTTGCTCCTCATTCTGATGCAAAAAATATACTAGAAAAATTACACGAAGTGGGAGCGGGGAGTATAGGAAATTATAGCCACTGTAGTTTTGTATCTGAGGGAACAGGGAGTTTTTTACCCAATGAAAATGCTCATCCTACCTTAGGAGAAAGACATTCTTTAGAAACAGTCCAAGAGCAAAAGATAGAAGTTATTTTTCCACGTTATTTGCAAAATATCATACTTCTCACATTAAAAAAGCATCACCCATACGAAGAAATTGCATATGATATTATCCATCTTACCAATGAAAATCAAGAATTCGGATCGGGAGTGATAGGATATTTGGAGCAAGAGATGGGGGAGGAAGATTTTTTATTTCACCTCAAAAAAGTATTGAATCTCTCTGTCATAAAATATACTCCGTTCCATAAAAAAATACGAAAAGTAGCAGTTTGTGGAGGAAGTGGCTATTTTCTATTACCAAAAGCAATACTATGTGAAGCCGATGCTTTTGTTACATCCGACTTCAAATACCACCAATATTTTGAAAATGAAAGTAAAATACTTATTGCTGATATTGGTCACTATGAAAGTGAAATATGCATGACAGAAATTCTCCATAACTATTTATTAAAAAAAAATATGAATAATATTTATGTATCTCAAATTATTACAAACCCTATTAAATACTACTATTAAAAAATGAAGCACGCAGCAGAAAAACTATTTGCAGATAGATTAGAAGCACTCTATAATTTACAGGTAATAGATACCAATTTAGATGAAATAAAGAAAGTGTTAGGAGCTCTCCCTGAAGAAATTATGGATATAGAGGATGAACATATCCAATACCAAAACCAAGAAAAGGAATGGATTGAAAAAATACAAGAAATACAAAACCAAATCATCACGTACAGGGAGGGTATTAAATCTTCTGAAAAACTTATTAAAAAATACGAAGAACAATTAATGAACATACGAAATGATAGAGAGTATTCCGCTATTATAAAAGAAATAGAAACACAATCCTTGGAAATTCAAATATGTGAAAAAAGAATTCAAGAGAAATATTTGTCTATAGAACAGATAAAACAAGGTCTAGAAAAGACAGAAAACCTCATCGTAGCTTGCTTAGAACGTCTCAAATCAAAACAAGACGAACTCTATTCCATAGTAGCAGAAAGCGAAAGTAGTGAAACCGAATGGAAACAAAAACGAGAAACTGCTGTTAAAAAAGTAGATGCAATACTTTTGAAAGCATACGACCGTATACGTAATAATACATCTAATGGATTAGCAATTGTAAATATTATAAAAGGATATTGCAACGGGTGTTTTAATATGATTCCACCACAAAAACGATCCGAAGTGCGTGAAAAAAAAAAAATGATTATTTGTGAACACTGCGGTAGAATTTTTTATGATGATATAAACTCAGAAGAAGATGCTTCCGGAGAAAAACCGACGAGAAGAAAACGAAAAACTATAGAAAAAAAAGAAGACAATACCATTATTAATCTTGACGAATAGATACAAAATACTATAACCATGAGTTTCAGTGAGCAAGAACTACTCAGAAGACAAGAAAGAGAAGGTCTCATAAAAATCGGAATAAACCCATACCCATCCGAGACATTCGACGTGAATACCCACAGTAAAAAAATCGTAGAGGACTACCAACAAAAACCTAATGAATCCCAAAATATATCCATAGCTGGAAGAGTTATGAGTATAAGAATTATGGGCTCTGCTTCCTTTGCTGTCATACAAGATTCTGTGGGGAAAATACAGACTTATATAAAAAGAGATGATATCTGCCCAAACGAAGATAA
Coding sequences within it:
- a CDS encoding Nif3-like dinuclear metal center hexameric protein, encoding MTIREVKKYIEDFTPISYQESYDNCGLIVGNQDLEVEGILITLDITESVLEEAIEKRCNLIISHHPVLFQGIKKITSGTQLGKILIKAIQCNISLYAAHTNLDNVRGGVSFQLAKILGLQDGQILLKKEDTLAKLVTFAPHSDAKNILEKLHEVGAGSIGNYSHCSFVSEGTGSFLPNENAHPTLGERHSLETVQEQKIEVIFPRYLQNIILLTLKKHHPYEEIAYDIIHLTNENQEFGSGVIGYLEQEMGEEDFLFHLKKVLNLSVIKYTPFHKKIRKVAVCGGSGYFLLPKAILCEADAFVTSDFKYHQYFENESKILIADIGHYESEICMTEILHNYLLKKNMNNIYVSQIITNPIKYYY
- a CDS encoding C4-type zinc ribbon domain-containing protein — encoded protein: MKHAAEKLFADRLEALYNLQVIDTNLDEIKKVLGALPEEIMDIEDEHIQYQNQEKEWIEKIQEIQNQIITYREGIKSSEKLIKKYEEQLMNIRNDREYSAIIKEIETQSLEIQICEKRIQEKYLSIEQIKQGLEKTENLIVACLERLKSKQDELYSIVAESESSETEWKQKRETAVKKVDAILLKAYDRIRNNTSNGLAIVNIIKGYCNGCFNMIPPQKRSEVREKKKMIICEHCGRIFYDDINSEEDASGEKPTRRKRKTIEKKEDNTIINLDE